In Tachysurus fulvidraco isolate hzauxx_2018 chromosome 1, HZAU_PFXX_2.0, whole genome shotgun sequence, a single window of DNA contains:
- the LOC113656997 gene encoding butyrophilin subfamily 2 member A2-like isoform X3, whose protein sequence is MLWCVTLILVSFIESRSESLQVIGPEKPLVAVAGEDLVLPCFIKPNTSAVDMTVEWMRIEEVASLVHLYRDHEDRNEGQAQSYRGRTSLYKEELQKGNTSLKLSALRVSDEGKYKCLVEDKSLYDDITVKVIVEAQGSHPVIMMESYDNSGGINLVCESRGWNPEPDVLWLDREGVTLTAEDTQIHRDTEGFNVKSHISVYDYSDSNRFYCRLQQQHHMMETEIIINSKVFGAWKWIVGISVSACLIAVGLIVTAVVCHKKEMQKQSKERQIQRLEDEMKKEKENTERQIQRLYVVMKNKEYTEWQIERLYVVMKNKENTERQIQRLEDVMKTEKENTELQRLSVEYELLKKKKYAVDVTLDPDTAHPKLILSADGKEVTDGDRRQDPPDTPQRFKYYLCVLGKQSFSTGRFYYEVQVRGKTEWRLGVVRENINRKGRGITLKPQDGFWTVGLWDENQYKARADPPVPLTLREKVEVVGVFVDYEEGLVSFYDVKSRSHIYSFTGQTFTEKLYPYFSPCDNDGDKNSAPLIISPVFKTE, encoded by the exons ATGCtttggtgtgtgactcttattcTTGTCAGCTTTATTGAATCTCGATCAG AGAGTTTACAGGTTATTGGTCCAGAAAAGCCTCTTGTTGCTGTAGCTGGTGAAGATctggttctgccctgttttatcAAACCCAACACCAGTGCTGTGGACATGACAGTGGAGTGGATGAGAATAGAGGAAGTGGCTTCATTAGTGCATCTCTATAGGGATCATGAAGACAGAAATGAAGGTCAGGCTCAGTCCTATAGAGGAAGAACATCACTGTATAAAGAGGAGCTACAGAAAGGCAACACTTCACTCAAACTGTCAGCTCTCAGAGTCTCTGATGAAGGAAAATATAAGTGTCTTGTTGAGGACAAATCCTTGtatgatgacatcactgtgaaGGTCATTGTAGAGG CTCAGGGAAGCCACCCAGTGATAATGATGGAGAGTTATGATAACTCAGGAGGGATTAATCTAGTGTGTGAGTCCAGAGGCTGGAACCCTGAACCTGATGTTCTGTGGCTGGACAGAGAAGGAGTCACTCTGACTGCtgaagatacacagatacacagagacactgagggCTTCAATGTGAAAAGCCACATCTCTGTTTATGATTATAgcgactctaacaggttttactGCAGACTTCAGCAACAACATCACATGATGGAGACAGAGATTATCATCAATA GTAAAGTCTTTGGTGCTTGGAAGTGGATTGTTGGGATTTCAGTTTCAGCATGTCTTATTGCTGTTGGATTGATCGTAACTGCAGTTGTTTGTCACAAGAAAG AGATGCAGAAGCAGTCCAAAG AGAGGCAGATACAGAGACTGGAAGATG agatgaagaaggagaaggagaacacAG AGAGGCAGATACAGAGGCTGTATGTTG tgatgAAGAACAAGGAGTACACAG AGTGGCAGATAGAGAGGCTGTATGTTG TGATGAAGAACAAGGAGAACACAG agagGCAGATACAGAGGCTGGAAGATG TGATGAAGACTGAGAAGGAGAACACAG aacTGCAGAGACTGAGTGTGGAATACG AGttattaaagaagaagaagtatgcag tggatgtgactctggatcctgaTACAGCTCATCCCAAACTCATCCTGTCTGCTGATGGAAAAGAAGTGACAGATGGAGACAGACGACAGGATCCCCCTGATACACCACAGAGGTTTAAATATTATCTCTGTGTTCTGGGAAAGCAGAGTTTCTCTACAGGgagattttattatgaggtgCAGGTCAGAGGGAAAACTGAGTGGAGATTAGGAGTCGTGAGAGAGAACATTAACAGGAAAGGGAGGGGTATTACACTGAAACCTCAGGATGGATTCTGGACTGTGGGGCTGTGGGATGAGAATCAGTATAAGGCTCGTGCTGATCCCCCTGTCCccctcacactgagagagaaggtggaggttgtgggggtgtttgtggattatgaggagggtctggtctccttttatgatgtAAAGTCCAGATCTCATATCTACTCTTTCACTGGTCAGACTTTCACTGAGAAACTCTATCCATACTTCAGTCCTTGTGATAATGATGGAGACAaaaattcagcaccactgatcatctctcctgtatttAAGACTGAATGA
- the LOC113656997 gene encoding butyrophilin subfamily 2 member A2-like isoform X28, whose amino-acid sequence MLWCVTLILVSFIESRSESLQVIGPEKPLVAVAGEDLVLPCFIKPNTSAVDMTVEWMRIEEVASLVHLYRDHEDRNEGQAQSYRGRTSLYKEELQKGNTSLKLSALRVSDEGKYKCLVEDKSLYDDITVKVIVEAQGSHPVIMMESYDNSGGINLVCESRGWNPEPDVLWLDREGVTLTAEDTQIHRDTEGFNVKSHISVYDYSDSNRFYCRLQQQHHMMETEIIINSKVFGAWKWIVGISVSACLIAVGLIVTAVVCHKKELQRLSVEYELLKKKKYAVDVTLDPDTAHPKLILSADGKEVTDGDRRQDPPDTPQRFKYYLCVLGKQSFSTGRFYYEVQVRGKTEWRLGVVRENINRKGRGITLKPQDGFWTVGLWDENQYKARADPPVPLTLREKVEVVGVFVDYEEGLVSFYDVKSRSHIYSFTGQTFTEKLYPYFSPCDNDGDKNSAPLIISPVFKTE is encoded by the exons ATGCtttggtgtgtgactcttattcTTGTCAGCTTTATTGAATCTCGATCAG AGAGTTTACAGGTTATTGGTCCAGAAAAGCCTCTTGTTGCTGTAGCTGGTGAAGATctggttctgccctgttttatcAAACCCAACACCAGTGCTGTGGACATGACAGTGGAGTGGATGAGAATAGAGGAAGTGGCTTCATTAGTGCATCTCTATAGGGATCATGAAGACAGAAATGAAGGTCAGGCTCAGTCCTATAGAGGAAGAACATCACTGTATAAAGAGGAGCTACAGAAAGGCAACACTTCACTCAAACTGTCAGCTCTCAGAGTCTCTGATGAAGGAAAATATAAGTGTCTTGTTGAGGACAAATCCTTGtatgatgacatcactgtgaaGGTCATTGTAGAGG CTCAGGGAAGCCACCCAGTGATAATGATGGAGAGTTATGATAACTCAGGAGGGATTAATCTAGTGTGTGAGTCCAGAGGCTGGAACCCTGAACCTGATGTTCTGTGGCTGGACAGAGAAGGAGTCACTCTGACTGCtgaagatacacagatacacagagacactgagggCTTCAATGTGAAAAGCCACATCTCTGTTTATGATTATAgcgactctaacaggttttactGCAGACTTCAGCAACAACATCACATGATGGAGACAGAGATTATCATCAATA GTAAAGTCTTTGGTGCTTGGAAGTGGATTGTTGGGATTTCAGTTTCAGCATGTCTTATTGCTGTTGGATTGATCGTAACTGCAGTTGTTTGTCACAAGAAAG aacTGCAGAGACTGAGTGTGGAATACG AGttattaaagaagaagaagtatgcag tggatgtgactctggatcctgaTACAGCTCATCCCAAACTCATCCTGTCTGCTGATGGAAAAGAAGTGACAGATGGAGACAGACGACAGGATCCCCCTGATACACCACAGAGGTTTAAATATTATCTCTGTGTTCTGGGAAAGCAGAGTTTCTCTACAGGgagattttattatgaggtgCAGGTCAGAGGGAAAACTGAGTGGAGATTAGGAGTCGTGAGAGAGAACATTAACAGGAAAGGGAGGGGTATTACACTGAAACCTCAGGATGGATTCTGGACTGTGGGGCTGTGGGATGAGAATCAGTATAAGGCTCGTGCTGATCCCCCTGTCCccctcacactgagagagaaggtggaggttgtgggggtgtttgtggattatgaggagggtctggtctccttttatgatgtAAAGTCCAGATCTCATATCTACTCTTTCACTGGTCAGACTTTCACTGAGAAACTCTATCCATACTTCAGTCCTTGTGATAATGATGGAGACAaaaattcagcaccactgatcatctctcctgtatttAAGACTGAATGA
- the LOC113656997 gene encoding butyrophilin subfamily 2 member A2-like isoform X16, translating into MLWCVTLILVSFIESRSESLQVIGPEKPLVAVAGEDLVLPCFIKPNTSAVDMTVEWMRIEEVASLVHLYRDHEDRNEGQAQSYRGRTSLYKEELQKGNTSLKLSALRVSDEGKYKCLVEDKSLYDDITVKVIVEAQGSHPVIMMESYDNSGGINLVCESRGWNPEPDVLWLDREGVTLTAEDTQIHRDTEGFNVKSHISVYDYSDSNRFYCRLQQQHHMMETEIIINSKVFGAWKWIVGISVSACLIAVGLIVTAVVCHKKEMQKQSKERQIQRLEDVMKTEKENTELQRLSVEYELLKKKKYAVDVTLDPDTAHPKLILSADGKEVTDGDRRQDPPDTPQRFKYYLCVLGKQSFSTGRFYYEVQVRGKTEWRLGVVRENINRKGRGITLKPQDGFWTVGLWDENQYKARADPPVPLTLREKVEVVGVFVDYEEGLVSFYDVKSRSHIYSFTGQTFTEKLYPYFSPCDNDGDKNSAPLIISPVFKTE; encoded by the exons ATGCtttggtgtgtgactcttattcTTGTCAGCTTTATTGAATCTCGATCAG AGAGTTTACAGGTTATTGGTCCAGAAAAGCCTCTTGTTGCTGTAGCTGGTGAAGATctggttctgccctgttttatcAAACCCAACACCAGTGCTGTGGACATGACAGTGGAGTGGATGAGAATAGAGGAAGTGGCTTCATTAGTGCATCTCTATAGGGATCATGAAGACAGAAATGAAGGTCAGGCTCAGTCCTATAGAGGAAGAACATCACTGTATAAAGAGGAGCTACAGAAAGGCAACACTTCACTCAAACTGTCAGCTCTCAGAGTCTCTGATGAAGGAAAATATAAGTGTCTTGTTGAGGACAAATCCTTGtatgatgacatcactgtgaaGGTCATTGTAGAGG CTCAGGGAAGCCACCCAGTGATAATGATGGAGAGTTATGATAACTCAGGAGGGATTAATCTAGTGTGTGAGTCCAGAGGCTGGAACCCTGAACCTGATGTTCTGTGGCTGGACAGAGAAGGAGTCACTCTGACTGCtgaagatacacagatacacagagacactgagggCTTCAATGTGAAAAGCCACATCTCTGTTTATGATTATAgcgactctaacaggttttactGCAGACTTCAGCAACAACATCACATGATGGAGACAGAGATTATCATCAATA GTAAAGTCTTTGGTGCTTGGAAGTGGATTGTTGGGATTTCAGTTTCAGCATGTCTTATTGCTGTTGGATTGATCGTAACTGCAGTTGTTTGTCACAAGAAAG AGATGCAGAAGCAGTCCAAAG agagGCAGATACAGAGGCTGGAAGATG TGATGAAGACTGAGAAGGAGAACACAG aacTGCAGAGACTGAGTGTGGAATACG AGttattaaagaagaagaagtatgcag tggatgtgactctggatcctgaTACAGCTCATCCCAAACTCATCCTGTCTGCTGATGGAAAAGAAGTGACAGATGGAGACAGACGACAGGATCCCCCTGATACACCACAGAGGTTTAAATATTATCTCTGTGTTCTGGGAAAGCAGAGTTTCTCTACAGGgagattttattatgaggtgCAGGTCAGAGGGAAAACTGAGTGGAGATTAGGAGTCGTGAGAGAGAACATTAACAGGAAAGGGAGGGGTATTACACTGAAACCTCAGGATGGATTCTGGACTGTGGGGCTGTGGGATGAGAATCAGTATAAGGCTCGTGCTGATCCCCCTGTCCccctcacactgagagagaaggtggaggttgtgggggtgtttgtggattatgaggagggtctggtctccttttatgatgtAAAGTCCAGATCTCATATCTACTCTTTCACTGGTCAGACTTTCACTGAGAAACTCTATCCATACTTCAGTCCTTGTGATAATGATGGAGACAaaaattcagcaccactgatcatctctcctgtatttAAGACTGAATGA
- the LOC113656997 gene encoding butyrophilin subfamily 2 member A2-like isoform X5, translating to MLWCVTLILVSFIESRSESLQVIGPEKPLVAVAGEDLVLPCFIKPNTSAVDMTVEWMRIEEVASLVHLYRDHEDRNEGQAQSYRGRTSLYKEELQKGNTSLKLSALRVSDEGKYKCLVEDKSLYDDITVKVIVEAQGSHPVIMMESYDNSGGINLVCESRGWNPEPDVLWLDREGVTLTAEDTQIHRDTEGFNVKSHISVYDYSDSNRFYCRLQQQHHMMETEIIINSKVFGAWKWIVGISVSACLIAVGLIVTAVVCHKKEMQKQSKERQIQRLEDEMKKEKENTERQIQRLYVVMKNKEYTEWQIERLYVVMKNKENTERQIQRLEDELQRLSVEYELLKKKKYAVDVTLDPDTAHPKLILSADGKEVTDGDRRQDPPDTPQRFKYYLCVLGKQSFSTGRFYYEVQVRGKTEWRLGVVRENINRKGRGITLKPQDGFWTVGLWDENQYKARADPPVPLTLREKVEVVGVFVDYEEGLVSFYDVKSRSHIYSFTGQTFTEKLYPYFSPCDNDGDKNSAPLIISPVFKTE from the exons ATGCtttggtgtgtgactcttattcTTGTCAGCTTTATTGAATCTCGATCAG AGAGTTTACAGGTTATTGGTCCAGAAAAGCCTCTTGTTGCTGTAGCTGGTGAAGATctggttctgccctgttttatcAAACCCAACACCAGTGCTGTGGACATGACAGTGGAGTGGATGAGAATAGAGGAAGTGGCTTCATTAGTGCATCTCTATAGGGATCATGAAGACAGAAATGAAGGTCAGGCTCAGTCCTATAGAGGAAGAACATCACTGTATAAAGAGGAGCTACAGAAAGGCAACACTTCACTCAAACTGTCAGCTCTCAGAGTCTCTGATGAAGGAAAATATAAGTGTCTTGTTGAGGACAAATCCTTGtatgatgacatcactgtgaaGGTCATTGTAGAGG CTCAGGGAAGCCACCCAGTGATAATGATGGAGAGTTATGATAACTCAGGAGGGATTAATCTAGTGTGTGAGTCCAGAGGCTGGAACCCTGAACCTGATGTTCTGTGGCTGGACAGAGAAGGAGTCACTCTGACTGCtgaagatacacagatacacagagacactgagggCTTCAATGTGAAAAGCCACATCTCTGTTTATGATTATAgcgactctaacaggttttactGCAGACTTCAGCAACAACATCACATGATGGAGACAGAGATTATCATCAATA GTAAAGTCTTTGGTGCTTGGAAGTGGATTGTTGGGATTTCAGTTTCAGCATGTCTTATTGCTGTTGGATTGATCGTAACTGCAGTTGTTTGTCACAAGAAAG AGATGCAGAAGCAGTCCAAAG AGAGGCAGATACAGAGACTGGAAGATG agatgaagaaggagaaggagaacacAG AGAGGCAGATACAGAGGCTGTATGTTG tgatgAAGAACAAGGAGTACACAG AGTGGCAGATAGAGAGGCTGTATGTTG TGATGAAGAACAAGGAGAACACAG agagGCAGATACAGAGGCTGGAAGATG aacTGCAGAGACTGAGTGTGGAATACG AGttattaaagaagaagaagtatgcag tggatgtgactctggatcctgaTACAGCTCATCCCAAACTCATCCTGTCTGCTGATGGAAAAGAAGTGACAGATGGAGACAGACGACAGGATCCCCCTGATACACCACAGAGGTTTAAATATTATCTCTGTGTTCTGGGAAAGCAGAGTTTCTCTACAGGgagattttattatgaggtgCAGGTCAGAGGGAAAACTGAGTGGAGATTAGGAGTCGTGAGAGAGAACATTAACAGGAAAGGGAGGGGTATTACACTGAAACCTCAGGATGGATTCTGGACTGTGGGGCTGTGGGATGAGAATCAGTATAAGGCTCGTGCTGATCCCCCTGTCCccctcacactgagagagaaggtggaggttgtgggggtgtttgtggattatgaggagggtctggtctccttttatgatgtAAAGTCCAGATCTCATATCTACTCTTTCACTGGTCAGACTTTCACTGAGAAACTCTATCCATACTTCAGTCCTTGTGATAATGATGGAGACAaaaattcagcaccactgatcatctctcctgtatttAAGACTGAATGA
- the LOC113656997 gene encoding butyrophilin subfamily 2 member A2-like isoform X26 — protein sequence MLWCVTLILVSFIESRSESLQVIGPEKPLVAVAGEDLVLPCFIKPNTSAVDMTVEWMRIEEVASLVHLYRDHEDRNEGQAQSYRGRTSLYKEELQKGNTSLKLSALRVSDEGKYKCLVEDKSLYDDITVKVIVEAQGSHPVIMMESYDNSGGINLVCESRGWNPEPDVLWLDREGVTLTAEDTQIHRDTEGFNVKSHISVYDYSDSNRFYCRLQQQHHMMETEIIINSKVFGAWKWIVGISVSACLIAVGLIVTAVVCHKKEMKKEKENTELQRLSVEYELLKKKKYAVDVTLDPDTAHPKLILSADGKEVTDGDRRQDPPDTPQRFKYYLCVLGKQSFSTGRFYYEVQVRGKTEWRLGVVRENINRKGRGITLKPQDGFWTVGLWDENQYKARADPPVPLTLREKVEVVGVFVDYEEGLVSFYDVKSRSHIYSFTGQTFTEKLYPYFSPCDNDGDKNSAPLIISPVFKTE from the exons ATGCtttggtgtgtgactcttattcTTGTCAGCTTTATTGAATCTCGATCAG AGAGTTTACAGGTTATTGGTCCAGAAAAGCCTCTTGTTGCTGTAGCTGGTGAAGATctggttctgccctgttttatcAAACCCAACACCAGTGCTGTGGACATGACAGTGGAGTGGATGAGAATAGAGGAAGTGGCTTCATTAGTGCATCTCTATAGGGATCATGAAGACAGAAATGAAGGTCAGGCTCAGTCCTATAGAGGAAGAACATCACTGTATAAAGAGGAGCTACAGAAAGGCAACACTTCACTCAAACTGTCAGCTCTCAGAGTCTCTGATGAAGGAAAATATAAGTGTCTTGTTGAGGACAAATCCTTGtatgatgacatcactgtgaaGGTCATTGTAGAGG CTCAGGGAAGCCACCCAGTGATAATGATGGAGAGTTATGATAACTCAGGAGGGATTAATCTAGTGTGTGAGTCCAGAGGCTGGAACCCTGAACCTGATGTTCTGTGGCTGGACAGAGAAGGAGTCACTCTGACTGCtgaagatacacagatacacagagacactgagggCTTCAATGTGAAAAGCCACATCTCTGTTTATGATTATAgcgactctaacaggttttactGCAGACTTCAGCAACAACATCACATGATGGAGACAGAGATTATCATCAATA GTAAAGTCTTTGGTGCTTGGAAGTGGATTGTTGGGATTTCAGTTTCAGCATGTCTTATTGCTGTTGGATTGATCGTAACTGCAGTTGTTTGTCACAAGAAAG agatgaagaaggagaaggagaacacAG aacTGCAGAGACTGAGTGTGGAATACG AGttattaaagaagaagaagtatgcag tggatgtgactctggatcctgaTACAGCTCATCCCAAACTCATCCTGTCTGCTGATGGAAAAGAAGTGACAGATGGAGACAGACGACAGGATCCCCCTGATACACCACAGAGGTTTAAATATTATCTCTGTGTTCTGGGAAAGCAGAGTTTCTCTACAGGgagattttattatgaggtgCAGGTCAGAGGGAAAACTGAGTGGAGATTAGGAGTCGTGAGAGAGAACATTAACAGGAAAGGGAGGGGTATTACACTGAAACCTCAGGATGGATTCTGGACTGTGGGGCTGTGGGATGAGAATCAGTATAAGGCTCGTGCTGATCCCCCTGTCCccctcacactgagagagaaggtggaggttgtgggggtgtttgtggattatgaggagggtctggtctccttttatgatgtAAAGTCCAGATCTCATATCTACTCTTTCACTGGTCAGACTTTCACTGAGAAACTCTATCCATACTTCAGTCCTTGTGATAATGATGGAGACAaaaattcagcaccactgatcatctctcctgtatttAAGACTGAATGA
- the LOC113656997 gene encoding butyrophilin subfamily 2 member A2-like isoform X22, which yields MLWCVTLILVSFIESRSESLQVIGPEKPLVAVAGEDLVLPCFIKPNTSAVDMTVEWMRIEEVASLVHLYRDHEDRNEGQAQSYRGRTSLYKEELQKGNTSLKLSALRVSDEGKYKCLVEDKSLYDDITVKVIVEAQGSHPVIMMESYDNSGGINLVCESRGWNPEPDVLWLDREGVTLTAEDTQIHRDTEGFNVKSHISVYDYSDSNRFYCRLQQQHHMMETEIIINSKVFGAWKWIVGISVSACLIAVGLIVTAVVCHKKEMQKQSKERQIQRLEDELQRLSVEYELLKKKKYAVDVTLDPDTAHPKLILSADGKEVTDGDRRQDPPDTPQRFKYYLCVLGKQSFSTGRFYYEVQVRGKTEWRLGVVRENINRKGRGITLKPQDGFWTVGLWDENQYKARADPPVPLTLREKVEVVGVFVDYEEGLVSFYDVKSRSHIYSFTGQTFTEKLYPYFSPCDNDGDKNSAPLIISPVFKTE from the exons ATGCtttggtgtgtgactcttattcTTGTCAGCTTTATTGAATCTCGATCAG AGAGTTTACAGGTTATTGGTCCAGAAAAGCCTCTTGTTGCTGTAGCTGGTGAAGATctggttctgccctgttttatcAAACCCAACACCAGTGCTGTGGACATGACAGTGGAGTGGATGAGAATAGAGGAAGTGGCTTCATTAGTGCATCTCTATAGGGATCATGAAGACAGAAATGAAGGTCAGGCTCAGTCCTATAGAGGAAGAACATCACTGTATAAAGAGGAGCTACAGAAAGGCAACACTTCACTCAAACTGTCAGCTCTCAGAGTCTCTGATGAAGGAAAATATAAGTGTCTTGTTGAGGACAAATCCTTGtatgatgacatcactgtgaaGGTCATTGTAGAGG CTCAGGGAAGCCACCCAGTGATAATGATGGAGAGTTATGATAACTCAGGAGGGATTAATCTAGTGTGTGAGTCCAGAGGCTGGAACCCTGAACCTGATGTTCTGTGGCTGGACAGAGAAGGAGTCACTCTGACTGCtgaagatacacagatacacagagacactgagggCTTCAATGTGAAAAGCCACATCTCTGTTTATGATTATAgcgactctaacaggttttactGCAGACTTCAGCAACAACATCACATGATGGAGACAGAGATTATCATCAATA GTAAAGTCTTTGGTGCTTGGAAGTGGATTGTTGGGATTTCAGTTTCAGCATGTCTTATTGCTGTTGGATTGATCGTAACTGCAGTTGTTTGTCACAAGAAAG AGATGCAGAAGCAGTCCAAAG agagGCAGATACAGAGGCTGGAAGATG aacTGCAGAGACTGAGTGTGGAATACG AGttattaaagaagaagaagtatgcag tggatgtgactctggatcctgaTACAGCTCATCCCAAACTCATCCTGTCTGCTGATGGAAAAGAAGTGACAGATGGAGACAGACGACAGGATCCCCCTGATACACCACAGAGGTTTAAATATTATCTCTGTGTTCTGGGAAAGCAGAGTTTCTCTACAGGgagattttattatgaggtgCAGGTCAGAGGGAAAACTGAGTGGAGATTAGGAGTCGTGAGAGAGAACATTAACAGGAAAGGGAGGGGTATTACACTGAAACCTCAGGATGGATTCTGGACTGTGGGGCTGTGGGATGAGAATCAGTATAAGGCTCGTGCTGATCCCCCTGTCCccctcacactgagagagaaggtggaggttgtgggggtgtttgtggattatgaggagggtctggtctccttttatgatgtAAAGTCCAGATCTCATATCTACTCTTTCACTGGTCAGACTTTCACTGAGAAACTCTATCCATACTTCAGTCCTTGTGATAATGATGGAGACAaaaattcagcaccactgatcatctctcctgtatttAAGACTGAATGA
- the LOC113656997 gene encoding butyrophilin subfamily 2 member A2-like isoform X25, translating into MLWCVTLILVSFIESRSESLQVIGPEKPLVAVAGEDLVLPCFIKPNTSAVDMTVEWMRIEEVASLVHLYRDHEDRNEGQAQSYRGRTSLYKEELQKGNTSLKLSALRVSDEGKYKCLVEDKSLYDDITVKVIVEAQGSHPVIMMESYDNSGGINLVCESRGWNPEPDVLWLDREGVTLTAEDTQIHRDTEGFNVKSHISVYDYSDSNRFYCRLQQQHHMMETEIIINSKVFGAWKWIVGISVSACLIAVGLIVTAVVCHKKERQIQRLEDELQRLSVEYELLKKKKYAVDVTLDPDTAHPKLILSADGKEVTDGDRRQDPPDTPQRFKYYLCVLGKQSFSTGRFYYEVQVRGKTEWRLGVVRENINRKGRGITLKPQDGFWTVGLWDENQYKARADPPVPLTLREKVEVVGVFVDYEEGLVSFYDVKSRSHIYSFTGQTFTEKLYPYFSPCDNDGDKNSAPLIISPVFKTE; encoded by the exons ATGCtttggtgtgtgactcttattcTTGTCAGCTTTATTGAATCTCGATCAG AGAGTTTACAGGTTATTGGTCCAGAAAAGCCTCTTGTTGCTGTAGCTGGTGAAGATctggttctgccctgttttatcAAACCCAACACCAGTGCTGTGGACATGACAGTGGAGTGGATGAGAATAGAGGAAGTGGCTTCATTAGTGCATCTCTATAGGGATCATGAAGACAGAAATGAAGGTCAGGCTCAGTCCTATAGAGGAAGAACATCACTGTATAAAGAGGAGCTACAGAAAGGCAACACTTCACTCAAACTGTCAGCTCTCAGAGTCTCTGATGAAGGAAAATATAAGTGTCTTGTTGAGGACAAATCCTTGtatgatgacatcactgtgaaGGTCATTGTAGAGG CTCAGGGAAGCCACCCAGTGATAATGATGGAGAGTTATGATAACTCAGGAGGGATTAATCTAGTGTGTGAGTCCAGAGGCTGGAACCCTGAACCTGATGTTCTGTGGCTGGACAGAGAAGGAGTCACTCTGACTGCtgaagatacacagatacacagagacactgagggCTTCAATGTGAAAAGCCACATCTCTGTTTATGATTATAgcgactctaacaggttttactGCAGACTTCAGCAACAACATCACATGATGGAGACAGAGATTATCATCAATA GTAAAGTCTTTGGTGCTTGGAAGTGGATTGTTGGGATTTCAGTTTCAGCATGTCTTATTGCTGTTGGATTGATCGTAACTGCAGTTGTTTGTCACAAGAAAG AGAGGCAGATACAGAGACTGGAAGATG aacTGCAGAGACTGAGTGTGGAATACG AGttattaaagaagaagaagtatgcag tggatgtgactctggatcctgaTACAGCTCATCCCAAACTCATCCTGTCTGCTGATGGAAAAGAAGTGACAGATGGAGACAGACGACAGGATCCCCCTGATACACCACAGAGGTTTAAATATTATCTCTGTGTTCTGGGAAAGCAGAGTTTCTCTACAGGgagattttattatgaggtgCAGGTCAGAGGGAAAACTGAGTGGAGATTAGGAGTCGTGAGAGAGAACATTAACAGGAAAGGGAGGGGTATTACACTGAAACCTCAGGATGGATTCTGGACTGTGGGGCTGTGGGATGAGAATCAGTATAAGGCTCGTGCTGATCCCCCTGTCCccctcacactgagagagaaggtggaggttgtgggggtgtttgtggattatgaggagggtctggtctccttttatgatgtAAAGTCCAGATCTCATATCTACTCTTTCACTGGTCAGACTTTCACTGAGAAACTCTATCCATACTTCAGTCCTTGTGATAATGATGGAGACAaaaattcagcaccactgatcatctctcctgtatttAAGACTGAATGA